A single window of Cytobacillus dafuensis DNA harbors:
- a CDS encoding DUF4179 domain-containing protein, with protein MGGYMNRDKKVRNSELFEEVSFNEDDRHQVHIVLKERKVRRNVFGKGKRALVPVIIGIMILCAGIYLPSNPVLALSKLPFFESIFQFFGDSGLKDATKENKQNVQHQKSEDGMSMEIQEAVYDGKRLSISYVIKSEKPIKNYTSRMVNFYIPFDGFQKGGFMSNDQFKQVSDHEVIGYSTFTYTGSEMPDDIMVDFLYRGTTDYTSDKQKEFKFLFEVPVKKTTKIDTVVFNKKKSFEEEELKLKQISLSPISTVISLQYKAPYQNNPDDVAMSIRLLDQDNRVIKEVPDGIGWFGTQIKENNRWYTLEETNELFEPLDKEIKEIKIQLFNNQNQEDILANTKVKLIALPEAKNQLLNLGERGTMKITDIKQEEDSAVIRYEYKSSFAFYQNFSPLVLKSADGNWHHGIEMERKYLGNETYMVEEIFLDLPKEKLEVRYLQQKAPELIEELEIQVSSDEIKKGIKVQ; from the coding sequence ATGGGAGGATATATGAACAGAGATAAGAAGGTTCGAAACAGTGAATTATTTGAAGAAGTATCATTTAATGAGGACGATCGCCATCAAGTACATATTGTACTTAAGGAAAGAAAGGTTCGACGGAATGTTTTCGGTAAAGGAAAGAGAGCTTTAGTGCCTGTGATCATTGGAATCATGATTTTATGTGCAGGGATCTATTTGCCATCTAATCCAGTATTGGCATTATCAAAGCTTCCTTTCTTTGAATCAATATTTCAATTTTTTGGAGATAGCGGTTTAAAAGATGCTACCAAAGAGAATAAGCAAAATGTTCAACATCAGAAGAGTGAAGATGGTATGAGCATGGAAATACAAGAAGCTGTTTATGATGGAAAAAGGCTTTCAATCAGCTATGTTATCAAGTCTGAAAAGCCAATCAAGAATTATACTAGCCGTATGGTGAATTTTTATATCCCATTCGACGGCTTTCAAAAAGGAGGATTTATGTCCAATGATCAATTTAAGCAAGTGTCAGATCATGAAGTAATCGGCTACTCGACATTTACATACACAGGATCAGAAATGCCGGATGATATCATGGTAGATTTTCTTTATAGAGGAACGACAGATTATACATCTGATAAGCAAAAAGAATTCAAATTTTTGTTTGAAGTTCCGGTTAAAAAGACCACTAAGATTGATACAGTAGTATTCAATAAAAAGAAAAGCTTTGAGGAAGAGGAGTTGAAACTGAAACAAATAAGCCTAAGCCCTATCTCAACGGTCATCAGCTTACAATATAAAGCTCCTTATCAAAATAATCCGGATGATGTGGCGATGTCTATTCGCCTGCTTGATCAAGATAACAGAGTAATAAAGGAAGTTCCTGATGGAATAGGATGGTTTGGTACACAAATAAAGGAAAATAATCGTTGGTATACATTAGAGGAAACAAATGAATTATTTGAACCGCTTGATAAGGAAATCAAAGAGATTAAAATACAGCTGTTTAATAACCAAAACCAAGAGGATATTTTAGCTAATACGAAGGTTAAATTAATCGCCTTGCCAGAAGCAAAGAACCAGCTTCTTAACCTTGGTGAAAGAGGGACGATGAAAATTACTGATATAAAGCAAGAAGAGGATTCTGCTGTGATCCGTTACGAATATAAAAGCAGCTTTGCCTTTTATCAAAACTTTTCACCGCTCGTACTAAAAAGCGCAGATGGAAATTGGCATCATGGCATTGAAATGGAACGAAAATATCTTGGAAATGAAACGTATATGGTAGAAGAAATATTTCTTGATCTTCCTAAGGAAAAGTTAGAGGTGAGATATCTGCAGCAGAAAGCACCTGAGTTAATAGAAGAACTGGAAATACAGGTATCATCTGACGAAATCAAAAAGGGCATCAAAGTACAATAA
- a CDS encoding PH domain-containing protein, whose amino-acid sequence MTKAKRYNPLLILFDLWTLIKNSIFFVIFLFVIKAGSESTFITYGRIIFFLAFGLTLISIILKWLTHKYELDDRSFHLYKGIFSKSERTIPFSKIQNINRHTSLFHRIFKVTSINFETGMAGEDAAVKFEVISQKEADRMEAHMTSAVRDEWTAIPASDDIDRSYSTIEVKEGNSNRITHFKPTKNDIFKASFTSLSFLVLIPILSSLYFKINEIFHVEDKAVGIFEKLIGSWWMVTIIFIVLIIASTTFGIVRTFLKYGKYEISSDHGRIYITKGVIDEAAFSIAKEKVQAIEIKQSFLKRVLGLAEVKLTSAGSLSSGEDTHEINSLYPFLPIKRAYEMVSEILPYYEVTQTMDRLPRKSLWVRMFMPSWLWIITTIILYYFKPTVLKLEQAWLILSVGLFIIIVMLRLLDFFNTRYILNDHFIQVKKGSLTTSLFVSKRDKIIEVKVTRNIFQKLLGLASIGTINRAKPVHHAGVDDVPLELAESFYKWYMGRRNEIELE is encoded by the coding sequence ATGACAAAGGCAAAACGATACAATCCGCTTCTTATCCTTTTTGATCTCTGGACATTAATCAAGAACTCCATTTTCTTTGTGATTTTTTTATTTGTGATCAAAGCTGGTTCGGAATCAACCTTCATTACATACGGTAGGATTATTTTTTTCCTAGCTTTCGGATTAACACTTATTTCAATAATTTTGAAATGGTTGACCCATAAATACGAACTCGATGATAGATCCTTTCATCTTTATAAAGGAATTTTCAGCAAATCTGAACGAACTATTCCTTTTTCTAAAATTCAGAACATCAATCGTCATACTTCTTTATTCCATCGGATATTTAAAGTAACTTCCATCAACTTTGAAACAGGAATGGCAGGTGAGGATGCTGCTGTTAAATTCGAAGTCATTTCTCAAAAGGAAGCAGATAGGATGGAAGCGCATATGACAAGTGCTGTCCGTGATGAATGGACGGCCATTCCTGCTAGCGATGATATAGATAGATCCTATTCGACTATAGAAGTTAAAGAAGGAAACTCAAATCGTATCACTCATTTTAAGCCGACAAAGAATGATATTTTTAAAGCTTCCTTTACATCTCTTAGTTTTCTAGTCCTTATTCCTATACTTAGCTCTTTATATTTCAAAATCAATGAAATCTTTCATGTGGAAGATAAAGCAGTGGGTATTTTTGAAAAGCTAATAGGCTCTTGGTGGATGGTGACCATCATTTTTATTGTTCTTATTATTGCTTCTACCACTTTCGGAATCGTCAGGACCTTCTTAAAGTATGGGAAATATGAAATCTCATCAGACCATGGTCGTATCTATATTACAAAAGGTGTAATCGATGAAGCTGCCTTTTCCATTGCAAAAGAAAAAGTACAGGCGATTGAAATTAAACAGTCATTTTTGAAAAGAGTACTCGGACTAGCAGAAGTGAAGCTGACTAGTGCAGGTAGTTTGTCTTCAGGAGAGGATACACACGAGATAAACTCACTATATCCCTTCCTTCCTATTAAGAGAGCATATGAAATGGTTTCGGAGATTTTGCCATATTATGAAGTCACACAAACGATGGATCGTCTCCCACGAAAATCCTTATGGGTACGCATGTTTATGCCAAGTTGGCTCTGGATCATTACTACAATTATTCTATATTATTTCAAGCCAACTGTTCTAAAATTAGAGCAAGCTTGGTTGATCCTATCTGTTGGCTTGTTCATTATTATCGTTATGTTAAGATTGCTAGATTTCTTTAATACTCGCTACATCTTAAATGATCATTTCATTCAGGTCAAAAAAGGAAGTTTGACCACCTCTTTATTCGTGTCAAAACGGGATAAGATCATTGAAGTGAAAGTAACTAGGAATATCTTTCAAAAACTGCTGGGCCTCGCCTCAATTGGGACCATCAACCGGGCTAAACCAGTGCATCATGCTGGTGTTGACGATGTGCCATTAGAGCTTGCTGAGTCGTTTTACAAGTGGTATATGGGACGCAGAAATGAAATTGAGCTGGAATAA
- a CDS encoding aspartate/glutamate racemase family protein, whose protein sequence is MKTIGLIGGMSWESSVEYYRIINEEVKKRLGGLHSAKCLLYSVDFEEIERYQAVGDWDKAGELLGNVAHSLEKGGAEFIVICTNTMHKVIETIKEKINIPILHIAEATANQIKKSNITTVGLLGTKYTMEQDFYKSRIESNGIQVLVPNHTEREMINKVIYEELCLGNIQQSSRYYYKKVIKSLVDNGAEGIILGCTEIGLLVKQEDSEVLLFDTTVIHAIEAVNMAIEK, encoded by the coding sequence ATGAAGACGATTGGATTAATTGGCGGAATGAGTTGGGAATCTTCAGTTGAATATTATCGAATTATAAACGAAGAAGTAAAAAAAAGATTAGGTGGTTTACATTCAGCAAAATGCTTGTTATACAGCGTTGATTTTGAGGAGATTGAACGTTATCAGGCAGTAGGTGATTGGGATAAAGCTGGTGAATTATTAGGGAATGTTGCTCACTCATTAGAAAAAGGAGGAGCAGAATTTATTGTTATCTGTACAAATACGATGCATAAAGTAATTGAAACTATTAAAGAAAAAATAAACATACCTATTTTACATATAGCGGAAGCAACAGCAAATCAAATAAAAAAATCAAATATTACGACTGTAGGACTATTAGGTACTAAGTATACAATGGAACAAGACTTTTATAAATCTAGAATAGAATCTAATGGTATACAGGTTTTAGTGCCAAATCATACTGAACGAGAAATGATAAATAAAGTTATATATGAAGAGTTATGTTTAGGAAATATTCAACAATCGTCAAGATATTATTATAAAAAAGTTATTAAGAGTTTAGTTGATAATGGGGCTGAAGGAATCATATTGGGCTGTACAGAAATTGGATTATTGGTTAAACAAGAGGATTCAGAAGTTCTATTATTTGATACAACCGTCATTCATGCGATCGAAGCGGTTAATATGGCAATAGAAAAATAA
- a CDS encoding gluzincin family metallopeptidase, which produces MNRLTYAILCILVLTACSNETTVPKKKNSPNENTYTEKTEENIVITKDKKITFEIFNTIGVPQQKVDSIKEEILSSYEVVHQSIKPDYVPSEKINVFLLEGNQVSWGLRSEIKLYSIRTNKYPLVHEMTHTLLGYGDNFDSSKGYFTQEGYATFMENKYGKQSYPEHKMMKYFIDNNKAIPLFKLIDVNKDDELFRPTLLDYKDYTLQWISYTHSGSFVTYLIDTYGIEKFEQIYNKDNLLERLQKVYGKTVDELENDWLNYIQQYVTELTTEDKMKIDGFYDMNSAIGLIDIDVFKR; this is translated from the coding sequence ATGAATCGTTTGACTTACGCCATTTTATGCATATTAGTTCTAACTGCGTGTTCTAATGAAACTACAGTACCAAAGAAAAAAAATTCACCGAATGAAAATACATATACAGAAAAAACGGAAGAAAACATTGTGATTACTAAAGATAAAAAAATTACATTTGAAATTTTCAATACAATAGGAGTCCCTCAACAGAAAGTGGATTCAATAAAGGAAGAAATCCTTAGTTCTTATGAAGTAGTTCATCAATCAATAAAACCGGACTATGTTCCGTCTGAAAAAATAAATGTTTTTTTATTGGAGGGAAATCAAGTTTCCTGGGGGTTGAGGTCAGAAATTAAGCTTTATTCTATTAGGACTAATAAGTATCCCCTAGTGCATGAGATGACACACACTTTATTAGGGTATGGGGATAATTTTGATTCTAGCAAAGGTTATTTCACACAAGAGGGTTACGCTACCTTTATGGAGAACAAATACGGAAAACAGAGTTATCCTGAACACAAAATGATGAAATATTTTATTGATAATAATAAAGCCATTCCATTATTCAAATTAATCGATGTAAACAAGGATGATGAGTTATTCCGCCCAACATTACTAGATTATAAAGACTATACTCTACAATGGATCAGCTACACTCATTCGGGTTCTTTTGTCACCTATTTAATTGATACATATGGTATAGAGAAATTTGAACAAATTTATAATAAAGATAATTTGCTTGAAAGACTTCAGAAAGTTTATGGGAAAACCGTGGATGAGTTAGAAAATGACTGGCTGAATTATATTCAACAATATGTTACAGAGTTAACCACTGAGGATAAAATGAAAATTGATGGCTTTTATGATATGAATTCAGCTATTGGCTTGATCGACATTGATGTTTTTAAAAGATAA
- a CDS encoding sigma-70 family RNA polymerase sigma factor — protein sequence MYLEEKSNANYACVRDENVDAVIEGLMMEYGTELTSLAFSYVKDAAQAKDIVQNVFIRCYQHLNQFKGEASIKTWLYRITINQCKDYLKSSYFKRIFSIEKMEKVVRSEQSPEADLLDKDRKTQVKNIVLSLRPKYKEVIFLYYYKDFSVEEISVVLKVSANTVKTRLKRGRERLKQLLEEGGFEWEDI from the coding sequence TTGTATTTGGAAGAGAAAAGCAACGCGAATTATGCATGTGTAAGAGATGAAAATGTTGATGCTGTGATAGAAGGTTTGATGATGGAGTACGGTACAGAGTTGACCTCGCTCGCTTTTTCTTATGTGAAGGACGCGGCACAAGCGAAAGATATTGTGCAAAATGTTTTTATTCGTTGCTATCAGCATTTGAATCAGTTTAAAGGTGAAGCATCAATTAAAACATGGCTATACCGAATTACAATTAATCAGTGTAAAGATTATTTGAAGAGCAGTTATTTTAAAAGGATTTTCTCGATTGAAAAGATGGAAAAAGTGGTGCGATCAGAGCAAAGTCCGGAGGCAGATTTGCTGGATAAGGACCGGAAAACGCAAGTGAAAAATATAGTTTTATCATTAAGACCAAAGTATAAGGAAGTCATATTTTTATATTACTATAAAGATTTTTCAGTAGAAGAAATATCAGTTGTTTTGAAGGTTTCTGCGAATACTGTCAAAACAAGGCTGAAAAGAGGAAGAGAGCGGCTTAAGCAGTTATTAGAAGAGGGGGGATTTGAATGGGAGGATATATGA
- a CDS encoding OsmC family protein gives MPMTTFKATAHLQQGVQVKVKSRDFEIIIDEPKELGGTDTGMNPVELTLSALGACQAIVARVYARKFKIEFDDLWIDVEGDLDTDGFMNKSDVRRGYSDIRFNIHIATDAPREKVEEFVAFIEKTCPVGDTIANPVNLKLNEIILEPRKVHV, from the coding sequence ATGCCGATGACAACATTTAAAGCTACTGCTCATTTACAGCAAGGTGTTCAAGTTAAAGTTAAATCTCGTGATTTTGAGATAATCATTGATGAACCAAAGGAATTAGGTGGAACAGATACAGGGATGAATCCTGTCGAGCTAACTTTATCCGCATTAGGTGCTTGTCAAGCTATCGTAGCTCGTGTATACGCTAGAAAGTTTAAAATTGAATTTGATGATCTTTGGATTGATGTGGAAGGTGACCTTGACACAGATGGCTTTATGAATAAATCTGATGTCCGCCGCGGGTATTCTGATATTCGTTTTAACATTCATATTGCTACAGATGCACCTAGAGAGAAAGTTGAGGAGTTTGTCGCGTTTATTGAAAAGACATGCCCGGTTGGGGATACCATCGCTAACCCAGTAAACTTAAAATTGAATGAGATTATTTTAGAACCGAGAAAGGTCCATGTGTGA
- a CDS encoding MFS transporter: MNKRVYLLTIVSFVVGLVELILGGILDLVANDLGVSLGKVGMLISIFSLVFAIFGPILLAATAKVERKKLTLISLSVFFFANLLAMFSTGYAMLMLARIISAMSGALLIALCVTIASNIVSEQYRARAIGIVFMGVSASLVLGVPAGLMLGNAFGWHAPFLMITILTALSFFGIYFFMERINPKPGIPFREQLQTLKNGRILLIQLSSFLFLAGHITLYAYLTPFLQMTMGLDGTWISMMYLIFGISAIIGGGMGGMLSDRFGPKKTIIGVMAVFAVSIFTIPYTTSIFPLFLVVMMIWSMLSWAITPAIQSYLIESAPETASIQQSLNNSALHFGIAFGSMIGGIVIENATVEMNATVGGIFVLFSLLMFSLTMVNKKKHAESSAA; encoded by the coding sequence ATGAATAAACGAGTGTATTTATTAACGATCGTTTCATTTGTGGTTGGATTAGTTGAATTAATACTTGGAGGAATTCTTGATTTAGTAGCTAATGATCTGGGGGTTTCTCTCGGGAAAGTCGGCATGTTAATTTCAATTTTTTCTTTAGTATTTGCTATTTTTGGCCCCATTTTATTAGCCGCTACAGCTAAAGTAGAGCGAAAAAAACTAACATTAATTTCTCTAAGTGTTTTCTTTTTTGCTAACTTACTTGCTATGTTTAGTACAGGTTATGCCATGCTTATGCTTGCACGTATCATTTCTGCCATGAGCGGAGCTTTACTTATCGCCTTATGTGTAACGATTGCATCTAATATTGTTTCAGAACAATACCGTGCCCGTGCGATTGGCATTGTTTTTATGGGAGTTAGTGCTTCTTTAGTACTTGGAGTACCGGCGGGTCTAATGTTAGGTAATGCTTTTGGCTGGCATGCCCCATTTCTCATGATTACGATCTTAACAGCATTGTCCTTTTTCGGGATCTATTTCTTTATGGAACGCATTAACCCGAAACCTGGTATTCCCTTTAGGGAACAGCTGCAGACATTGAAGAATGGCAGGATTTTATTGATTCAATTATCGTCATTTTTATTCTTAGCTGGACATATAACGCTTTATGCATACTTAACCCCATTCTTACAAATGACAATGGGGCTTGATGGTACATGGATTAGTATGATGTATCTCATCTTTGGTATTTCAGCGATTATCGGCGGTGGTATGGGTGGAATGCTGTCTGACCGCTTTGGACCGAAGAAAACAATTATTGGAGTTATGGCTGTATTTGCTGTATCGATTTTCACGATTCCGTATACAACAAGTATTTTTCCGTTATTTTTAGTGGTGATGATGATTTGGAGTATGCTAAGTTGGGCGATTACCCCAGCGATACAAAGTTACTTAATTGAATCTGCACCAGAAACAGCTTCTATTCAGCAAAGCTTAAATAACTCTGCTCTCCATTTCGGAATTGCTTTTGGGTCCATGATTGGGGGTATTGTTATTGAAAATGCAACTGTTGAGATGAATGCAACGGTTGGTGGAATCTTTGTTCTTTTTTCTTTACTAATGTTTTCATTAACAATGGTTAATAAGAAAAAACATGCTGAGTCTTCAGCTGCTTAA
- a CDS encoding DNA alkylation repair protein yields the protein MIVDEDILNRKGAKKVSEIPNEVLQLLNQGKLESVNLTEWLAINHIGLLESVLPKIGHEDSLRFIVAELEKQNAETGMKAIRMTGSLLDKVISNEKEDLILKLSNHISDSVRCWAAFMNKKPNDTLEDKLTYIRPFAADRHFGVREIAWMSIREDLSQNVEKSVELLVEWAKSEDENIRRFSIESIRPRGVWCKHIEVLKQEPDKALSILYLLKSDPSKYVQDSVGNWLNDASKTKPDWVINLCEEWTNTDIKSTNRIIKKAQRTILKNS from the coding sequence ATGATAGTGGATGAAGATATCCTCAACAGGAAGGGAGCTAAGAAAGTAAGCGAAATTCCGAATGAGGTATTACAATTACTTAATCAAGGGAAATTAGAGAGTGTAAATCTTACAGAATGGCTAGCTATAAATCATATTGGATTACTTGAAAGTGTCTTACCGAAAATAGGGCATGAAGATAGTTTGAGATTTATTGTAGCAGAATTGGAAAAACAGAATGCAGAAACTGGAATGAAAGCTATACGAATGACAGGATCTTTATTGGATAAAGTTATATCCAACGAAAAAGAGGACTTAATCTTAAAATTATCCAATCATATCTCAGATAGTGTGCGATGTTGGGCAGCGTTCATGAATAAAAAACCAAATGACACGTTAGAAGATAAATTGACCTATATTCGACCTTTTGCAGCGGATCGACATTTTGGTGTTCGAGAAATTGCTTGGATGTCTATTAGAGAAGATCTTTCACAAAATGTAGAAAAAAGTGTGGAATTGTTAGTAGAATGGGCAAAAAGTGAAGATGAGAATATACGCAGGTTCTCTATAGAATCTATTCGTCCTCGGGGTGTATGGTGTAAGCATATTGAAGTATTAAAACAAGAGCCTGATAAAGCACTTTCTATTCTTTATTTACTTAAATCAGATCCATCTAAATATGTCCAAGATTCAGTTGGAAATTGGTTAAATGATGCTAGTAAAACGAAACCAGATTGGGTAATCAACTTATGTGAAGAATGGACAAATACTGATATAAAGTCAACTAATAGGATTATTAAAAAAGCCCAAAGAACCATATTGAAAAACAGTTAA
- a CDS encoding TrmB family transcriptional regulator, which translates to MLQQFGFTQYESQVYSSLITINQALDATAIVKRSGVPRSKVYEVLHRLSEKGIVMESTVEKKRLYTALPMDAMIEKLKTDFELHIEELKKINVEETEVDDRVWTLKKNQSIQSFIKALSLKATRSIFISAWADDLVTYLPLLESKYKEGLEVIIHVIGEVETIIPTVSTLIPDQSHETLERSRIIIVDEKEMMFAGIEDSYWQAIRTQSPPLVKIFTDFFYHDVALTKITQRYKKTVMADEEIKEVLMKLRY; encoded by the coding sequence ATGCTACAGCAATTTGGTTTTACACAATACGAAAGTCAAGTATATTCATCGCTTATTACAATTAATCAAGCACTTGATGCAACGGCTATTGTTAAACGATCCGGGGTTCCTCGTTCGAAAGTATACGAAGTTCTGCACAGATTGTCTGAAAAAGGAATTGTGATGGAGTCGACGGTTGAAAAGAAACGTCTCTATACAGCATTGCCGATGGACGCAATGATTGAAAAATTAAAAACAGATTTTGAATTACATATTGAAGAACTAAAAAAAATAAACGTGGAAGAAACCGAAGTAGATGACCGTGTATGGACATTGAAAAAAAATCAATCCATCCAATCATTCATAAAGGCATTATCTTTAAAAGCAACACGTTCTATCTTTATTTCTGCATGGGCAGATGACTTAGTTACATACTTGCCATTATTAGAATCGAAATACAAAGAAGGGCTGGAAGTCATTATTCATGTAATTGGAGAGGTTGAAACAATCATACCAACCGTCTCTACACTTATTCCTGATCAAAGCCATGAAACGCTCGAGCGAAGCAGAATTATCATTGTAGATGAGAAGGAAATGATGTTTGCCGGTATTGAAGATTCATATTGGCAAGCCATTCGAACACAGTCGCCGCCATTAGTAAAGATTTTTACTGATTTCTTCTATCACGATGTAGCTTTAACAAAGATTACCCAACGGTATAAGAAAACAGTAATGGCTGATGAAGAGATTAAAGAGGTTTTAATGAAACTTCGATATTAG
- a CDS encoding PH domain-containing protein, giving the protein MYSHMNAPQQRLSRDAVKVWIITESVTNLIGFIILGALFYLDYRFSWKEWVGWILIAITAISLIGAVWSFINPFLLYKNWRFDVDEEFLQLKSGVLNEVHQLVPMTKIQSVATKQGPLLRKYSLCSVSIETMGASHTIPALPKDAAIELRNQIAQYAKIKEVGQ; this is encoded by the coding sequence ATGTATTCTCATATGAATGCACCTCAACAACGATTATCCAGGGATGCAGTTAAAGTATGGATCATAACTGAATCGGTTACGAATCTAATCGGATTTATTATCCTTGGGGCTTTATTTTATCTTGACTATCGCTTTTCATGGAAGGAATGGGTCGGCTGGATTCTGATTGCTATTACAGCAATCTCTTTGATAGGAGCTGTTTGGTCATTTATCAATCCGTTTCTACTTTATAAAAATTGGCGCTTTGATGTTGATGAAGAGTTTTTACAATTGAAATCAGGTGTACTAAATGAAGTACATCAACTTGTCCCGATGACAAAAATTCAATCGGTTGCAACTAAACAAGGACCGTTACTGAGAAAATACAGTCTCTGCTCTGTTTCGATTGAAACAATGGGGGCGTCTCATACAATTCCAGCTTTACCTAAAGATGCAGCTATTGAGTTAAGAAATCAGATTGCCCAATATGCAAAAATTAAGGAAGTGGGGCAATGA
- a CDS encoding AI-2E family transporter: MLEKRWFKSMVAIILFLIIVFLLNTNKFILNPIFVFLKTIFLPFVVAGILFYLCRPLVAWLEKKKTPRWLAILAAYLAIILFIIGFIKLVGPVINDQLKHFVNNLPVMVSTVTDWFMYIQENRSTFPDFVQDALITASEKLETKIAANAGNIANGIANGILSAFGFIGGFINTIFYLVLVPFILFYMLKDSHRFAPSVAALFPKSKNEHVKNIIHEMDKTISTYIQGQMLVSVIVGTLLYIGYLIIDLPYSLVLAIFGMFTNVIPFLGPFIAVIPAFLVALFTDPIMAVYVGIIMLIAQQIEGNIISPHIMGKTLNIHPLTIIVLVLTAGNIMGIIGVIFVIPAYSMAKVLVIYIVKMFRVE, encoded by the coding sequence ATGTTAGAAAAAAGATGGTTTAAAAGTATGGTTGCCATCATTTTGTTTTTAATTATTGTGTTTTTATTAAATACAAATAAGTTTATATTAAATCCAATTTTTGTATTCCTTAAAACAATCTTTCTACCTTTCGTTGTAGCCGGTATTTTGTTTTATTTATGCCGACCTTTAGTAGCATGGCTTGAAAAGAAGAAAACACCAAGATGGTTAGCCATTTTAGCTGCTTATCTTGCCATAATATTGTTTATTATTGGCTTTATAAAATTGGTTGGACCGGTTATCAATGATCAATTAAAACATTTTGTGAATAATTTGCCAGTGATGGTTTCCACCGTAACAGATTGGTTTATGTATATTCAGGAAAATCGGAGTACTTTCCCTGACTTCGTTCAAGATGCATTGATAACTGCGAGTGAAAAATTAGAAACTAAAATTGCAGCCAATGCAGGGAATATTGCAAATGGAATTGCAAATGGGATTCTAAGTGCTTTCGGATTTATTGGCGGTTTTATCAATACGATCTTCTATCTTGTGCTTGTTCCATTTATTTTATTTTATATGTTAAAAGATAGTCATCGGTTTGCACCGAGTGTGGCTGCTTTGTTTCCAAAATCTAAAAATGAACATGTGAAAAACATCATACATGAAATGGACAAGACGATTTCTACCTATATTCAAGGTCAAATGCTCGTCAGTGTCATTGTCGGGACGCTTTTGTACATCGGCTATTTAATTATTGACCTACCCTATTCACTTGTTTTAGCTATATTTGGAATGTTCACTAACGTCATTCCGTTTTTAGGCCCATTTATTGCAGTTATACCTGCCTTTCTAGTTGCATTATTTACAGATCCAATTATGGCTGTTTACGTAGGAATTATCATGTTAATTGCTCAACAAATTGAAGGCAATATCATTTCTCCGCATATCATGGGGAAAACACTAAATATTCATCCTTTAACAATTATTGTGTTGGTTTTAACAGCTGGAAATATCATGGGTATTATTGGAGTCATATTTGTTATCCCAGCTTATTCCATGGCAAAGGTACTTGTTATTTATATCGTTAAGATGTTTAGAGTAGAGTAA